A stretch of Mucilaginibacter terrae DNA encodes these proteins:
- a CDS encoding Gfo/Idh/MocA family protein: MLKIGILGLGEGRSTMSAALHSSKCELTMVCDRNLDMCKKRAEEFNFHSYTTEYGEMLSKPEIDLIAIYTPDHLHATHVKQALSAGKHVICTKPFIDDLSDAMELIKLSESTGKKVFIGQSSRFFEPAKRQRKDFEAGLIGDLITIEAQYHADHRWFLEKPWALEQAFKWLYGGLSHPADFIRWYLPNVEEVMGYGMISSNGQKAGLKNEDTMHFIFKATDGRVARVSGCYTGPTQPAQRDSGMSTILRGTEGASQADYHELRYAITDKTGEEKIIVWGDSTLKYYFRFEGQSHHAGEYQNYLEYVADCLENGKTAYPDVKEGVGTVALLQAMDRTLKTGMPVKINDILAEFNISPDILKT; encoded by the coding sequence ATGCTGAAAATAGGAATTTTAGGTTTGGGCGAAGGCCGCAGCACCATGTCGGCCGCGCTGCACAGTTCAAAATGTGAGCTTACCATGGTATGCGACCGCAACCTCGATATGTGTAAAAAACGTGCCGAGGAGTTTAACTTTCATAGCTATACTACCGAGTATGGTGAAATGCTGAGTAAGCCCGAGATTGACCTCATTGCCATATACACGCCCGACCACCTGCATGCTACCCACGTAAAACAGGCACTATCGGCAGGTAAGCATGTAATTTGCACCAAGCCGTTTATTGATGATTTGAGCGATGCTATGGAACTTATAAAGCTTTCAGAATCAACCGGCAAAAAGGTGTTCATCGGTCAAAGCTCACGCTTTTTTGAGCCGGCCAAACGTCAGCGTAAAGATTTTGAAGCAGGCTTAATTGGCGATCTTATTACTATTGAAGCACAGTACCATGCTGATCATCGTTGGTTTTTAGAAAAGCCCTGGGCTTTGGAGCAGGCATTTAAATGGCTGTACGGTGGCTTGAGTCACCCGGCCGATTTTATACGCTGGTATTTGCCTAATGTAGAAGAGGTAATGGGCTACGGAATGATCAGCAGCAACGGCCAAAAAGCCGGGCTCAAGAATGAGGACACTATGCACTTTATCTTCAAGGCTACTGATGGCCGCGTAGCCCGCGTGAGCGGTTGCTATACCGGCCCTACCCAACCTGCCCAGCGCGATAGTGGCATGAGCACCATCCTCCGCGGAACTGAAGGCGCATCGCAAGCCGATTATCATGAACTGCGCTATGCCATAACCGATAAAACCGGCGAAGAGAAGATCATCGTTTGGGGCGATTCGACCTTGAAATATTACTTCCGTTTTGAAGGACAAAGCCATCATGCAGGCGAGTACCAAAATTACTTAGAGTATGTAGCCGATTGCCTTGAAAACGGAAAAACTGCCTACCCCGACGTAAAAGAAGGTGTTGGTACCGTAGCGCTTTTACAAGCCATGGACCGCACCCTGAAAACCGGTATGCCGGTAAAAATAAACGATATACTGGCCGAGTTTAATATTTCACCCGATATACTTAAAACCTAA
- a CDS encoding sodium:solute symporter family transporter: MGNIVQHLTILDYAIVAAYLGVLLFLGIQASFKNRNRGDEEGTLFLGDKSLGWSSIGFNMWGTNVGPSMLVAFAGVGFSTGIVAVNFDWYAFVFLMLLALVFAPRYLAAKVNTMPEFMGNRYGDSTRTILAWYALIKIQISWLSLGLYAGGTLVRQILGIPMWESVIVLVAFAGLFTYMGGLTAIAKVNVFQMLLLIAVSILLTVLGLQRAGGLSNVISKTPSGFWNLLHPTSDPSYPWHAILLGYPVAAVAFFCTDQSMVQSVLGARNLEQGQLGVNFIGWLKILSLPLFIFTGILCRVIFPDLKDENLAYMTMVTNLFPAGLNGLVIVVLIAVLVGTIGSSLNSLSTVFTMDIYAERINKNATNKQLISIGRMSIIVGCILSVGVAIALDSIKGLKFFDVFQSILGFIAPPLSVVFLLTVFWKRTTRSAVNTVLSAGSAFSLLVGVLYLWVFPKDIYHFWPHYLLLSFYVFAFLMVVAIIVSLLDPNPKVYIADVDEEKNTPQTSSKVKMAWVLLTVVMIGLYLYFNGH; this comes from the coding sequence ATGGGAAACATTGTACAACATTTAACCATACTCGATTATGCCATTGTTGCTGCCTATTTAGGGGTGCTGTTGTTTTTGGGTATACAGGCCAGTTTCAAAAATCGCAACCGTGGCGACGAAGAAGGGACTTTGTTCCTTGGCGATAAATCGCTGGGATGGTCGAGCATTGGCTTTAACATGTGGGGCACCAACGTTGGCCCATCAATGCTGGTGGCTTTTGCGGGTGTGGGTTTCAGCACGGGTATTGTGGCGGTAAACTTCGATTGGTACGCCTTTGTGTTTTTAATGCTACTGGCGCTGGTGTTTGCACCACGTTACCTGGCTGCCAAAGTAAACACCATGCCCGAGTTTATGGGTAACCGCTACGGCGATTCAACCCGGACTATTTTGGCCTGGTATGCTTTGATCAAGATACAAATATCATGGTTATCACTCGGTTTGTATGCCGGCGGAACATTGGTAAGGCAAATCTTAGGCATCCCCATGTGGGAATCGGTTATCGTACTGGTGGCCTTTGCCGGTTTGTTTACTTACATGGGTGGCTTAACCGCTATTGCCAAGGTGAACGTTTTCCAAATGCTGTTGCTCATCGCCGTGTCTATTTTATTGACGGTGTTGGGCCTTCAGCGCGCAGGCGGCTTATCCAATGTAATTAGCAAAACACCATCAGGCTTTTGGAACCTGTTACATCCAACCTCCGATCCTTCTTATCCATGGCATGCCATTTTATTAGGTTACCCCGTGGCGGCGGTGGCTTTCTTTTGTACCGATCAATCTATGGTGCAATCGGTACTGGGTGCCCGCAACCTTGAGCAGGGGCAACTGGGGGTTAACTTCATCGGCTGGTTAAAAATTCTGTCGCTGCCGTTATTCATATTTACCGGTATACTTTGCCGTGTAATATTCCCCGATCTTAAAGACGAAAACCTGGCCTATATGACCATGGTAACCAACCTGTTTCCTGCGGGGTTGAACGGTTTGGTAATCGTAGTGCTGATAGCTGTTTTGGTGGGTACCATCGGCTCGTCGCTTAACTCGCTGAGTACTGTGTTTACCATGGATATTTACGCCGAGCGCATCAATAAAAACGCTACCAACAAGCAGCTCATCAGCATTGGCCGTATGTCAATCATCGTGGGTTGTATCTTGTCGGTAGGGGTAGCCATTGCGTTGGATAGCATTAAAGGATTAAAGTTTTTCGATGTGTTCCAGTCTATATTAGGCTTTATTGCGCCGCCTTTATCGGTAGTGTTCCTGCTTACAGTATTTTGGAAACGTACTACCCGTTCGGCCGTGAACACCGTGCTTTCGGCCGGGTCGGCTTTCAGTCTTTTGGTTGGGGTGCTCTACCTGTGGGTTTTCCCTAAAGATATTTACCATTTCTGGCCACATTACCTGCTGCTGTCGTTCTATGTGTTTGCGTTTTTAATGGTGGTTGCAATTATTGTATCTCTGTTAGACCCTAACCCTAAAGTTTACATAGCCGACGTAGACGAAGAAAAAAATACACCGCAAACATCATCAAAAGTAAAAATGGCCTGGGTGCTGTTAACCGTGGTGATGATTGGCCTATACCTTTATTTTAATGGACATTAA
- a CDS encoding glycoside hydrolase family 2 TIM barrel-domain containing protein: MKKQIIYIITALSLPVSVFAQLVDKTPAAVPNAPAVFSTEPWEDPLVSGINRDASRATAYSFATVNEAVQGDREKSGRMISLNGQWDFSFAEKPADAPKDFYKSRVSGWKKIAVPSSVEMLGYGKPIYKSAVYPFRPVNPPYVPHDVNGVGSYQRTFTLPANWKDMNVTLHFGGVSSGFKVWLNGKFLGYGEDSFLSSEFNITPYLQAGENIVSVQNIRWSDGSFLEDQDQWRLSGIHREVILLAEPKLRIADFFYQTKLDKQYKDAVLSIRPRMENLTGKAINGYQLKAQLFDKNSEAVFEKPLQRSVNDIINEIYPRLDNVKFGLMEAKVSNPAKWSDEQPNLYTLTLSLEDSTGKVLEVKSCKLGFRSVEFAKDNSKLLINGKVTYLYGINRPDHHAVKGKALSREDILEDVRTIKRFNFNCIRTSHYPMDPYLYDLCDQYGILVIDEANLETHGLGSKLSNDPQWTSAYLDRATRMVMRDKNHPSIVIWSLGNEAGRGPNHAAMAAWIHDFDITRPVHYEPAQGTPQAEGYIDVTDARYLKPNDHSHRLQNPIDEPYVDIVSRMYPALYTAPLLANQKNGDKRPIFFVEYSHAMGNSNGNLKDLWDQWRSLPRVIGGAIWEYKDQGLLKRDSSGTEFFAYGGDYGEKYFDNFTIKGTVASDGRPKAAMFESKHVFQPVVSELVDAAKGLVKITNRSAVQSLAGFGILLQVREDGKVVVSKPIPSINLAAGKDTVINIKPYLPSLKAGHEYLADIHFNLGKDELWAAKGYEIASDQFALTGLVPIKAVSANGAVALNDGADAYTLIGKGFKVSINKQNGALSSYVFNNQEQISAPLLPHFTRPVTDNDLRGWKSNKKLKPWYTSVPKLKNVAASKLSNGSVAITSNYSIVGDSAAVTVTYTVNTTGVVKVDYKFAPKVSGLPNLPKVGMQGGIKRSYDNISYYGRGPLENYIDRRSGFEAGIYSQSITDFMENYAVPQENGNRTDVRWMFLNDKKQDGLLVVADSLLSMSAWPYTEANIVGAKHTNKLKDAGYITLNIDLIQMGVGGNDSWSDVAAPLDIYQIAAKPYSYGFSLLPCKATAANVSGVVSKVKSGK, encoded by the coding sequence ATGAAGAAACAGATCATCTACATAATAACTGCCTTATCGCTGCCTGTAAGCGTTTTTGCGCAGCTGGTTGATAAAACCCCTGCTGCTGTGCCCAACGCGCCTGCCGTTTTTAGTACCGAACCCTGGGAAGATCCTCTGGTGAGCGGTATCAACCGCGATGCCTCACGTGCCACAGCATACTCATTTGCCACAGTGAACGAGGCCGTGCAGGGCGATCGCGAAAAATCGGGTCGTATGATTTCTTTGAACGGTCAATGGGATTTCTCGTTTGCCGAAAAACCTGCCGATGCACCTAAAGATTTTTATAAAAGCCGTGTTAGCGGTTGGAAGAAAATAGCTGTGCCTTCAAGTGTGGAAATGCTGGGTTATGGCAAGCCTATTTACAAAAGCGCGGTATACCCGTTCCGCCCGGTTAACCCGCCGTATGTACCGCATGATGTTAATGGTGTGGGCAGCTACCAGCGCACGTTTACCCTGCCTGCCAACTGGAAAGACATGAACGTTACCCTGCATTTTGGCGGCGTAAGTTCGGGCTTTAAGGTTTGGCTGAATGGCAAGTTTTTAGGTTATGGCGAGGATAGTTTCCTATCATCGGAGTTTAATATTACTCCGTATTTACAGGCTGGTGAAAATATCGTTTCCGTACAAAACATCCGCTGGAGCGATGGCTCTTTTTTGGAAGATCAGGATCAGTGGCGTTTGAGCGGCATTCACCGCGAGGTAATACTACTGGCCGAACCTAAACTACGTATTGCCGATTTCTTTTATCAAACCAAACTGGATAAGCAGTATAAAGATGCTGTGCTTAGCATTCGTCCGCGTATGGAGAACTTGACCGGTAAAGCTATAAACGGTTATCAACTTAAAGCGCAGTTGTTTGATAAGAATAGCGAAGCAGTTTTTGAAAAACCATTGCAACGTAGTGTAAACGATATTATAAACGAGATATACCCGCGTTTAGATAACGTGAAGTTTGGTTTGATGGAAGCAAAAGTAAGCAACCCGGCCAAATGGAGCGATGAACAACCTAACCTTTACACGCTTACGCTGTCGTTAGAAGATAGTACCGGCAAAGTATTGGAAGTTAAAAGCTGCAAATTAGGTTTCCGCAGTGTAGAGTTTGCGAAGGATAACAGCAAGCTGCTCATTAACGGTAAGGTGACTTACCTGTACGGTATCAACCGTCCCGACCACCATGCAGTTAAAGGTAAAGCCCTTTCGCGCGAAGATATTTTAGAGGATGTGCGCACCATTAAGCGTTTCAACTTCAATTGCATCCGTACCAGTCATTACCCTATGGACCCGTACCTGTACGACTTGTGCGACCAATACGGCATTTTAGTGATAGACGAGGCTAACCTCGAAACTCACGGTTTAGGCTCGAAACTAAGCAACGACCCTCAATGGACCAGCGCTTACCTTGACCGTGCCACCCGTATGGTTATGCGCGATAAAAATCACCCAAGCATTGTGATATGGAGTTTAGGCAACGAGGCCGGTCGCGGACCAAACCATGCTGCTATGGCAGCGTGGATACACGATTTTGACATTACCCGCCCGGTACATTACGAACCTGCACAGGGAACACCACAGGCCGAAGGCTACATTGACGTAACCGATGCGCGTTACCTCAAACCAAACGACCACTCGCACCGCCTGCAAAACCCTATTGATGAGCCTTATGTAGATATTGTGAGCCGCATGTACCCGGCATTATATACCGCGCCATTGCTGGCAAACCAAAAGAACGGCGATAAGCGCCCCATTTTCTTTGTAGAATACTCGCATGCCATGGGTAACTCGAACGGTAACCTGAAAGACCTTTGGGACCAATGGCGCTCATTACCGCGCGTAATTGGCGGTGCCATTTGGGAATATAAAGACCAAGGCTTGCTGAAACGCGATTCATCAGGAACAGAGTTTTTTGCCTACGGCGGCGATTACGGCGAAAAGTATTTCGATAACTTTACCATTAAAGGAACGGTAGCGTCCGATGGTCGCCCTAAGGCTGCCATGTTTGAAAGCAAGCATGTTTTTCAACCAGTGGTAAGCGAGTTGGTTGATGCTGCCAAAGGTTTAGTGAAAATCACCAACCGCAGTGCCGTACAATCTTTAGCCGGTTTTGGTATTTTGTTACAGGTACGTGAGGACGGTAAAGTTGTGGTGAGCAAACCGATACCATCTATTAACCTTGCGGCTGGAAAAGATACCGTTATTAACATTAAGCCATACTTGCCCTCGCTAAAAGCAGGGCACGAATATTTGGCCGATATACATTTCAACTTAGGTAAAGATGAACTTTGGGCCGCTAAAGGTTACGAAATAGCTTCAGACCAGTTTGCGCTGACAGGTTTAGTACCAATCAAAGCAGTATCAGCCAATGGTGCGGTTGCATTGAATGATGGCGCTGATGCTTACACACTAATCGGTAAAGGCTTTAAAGTAAGTATCAACAAGCAAAATGGTGCGCTAAGCTCGTACGTGTTTAATAACCAGGAGCAAATATCAGCCCCTTTACTACCGCATTTTACTCGCCCGGTAACCGATAACGACCTGCGTGGCTGGAAATCTAATAAAAAATTGAAGCCGTGGTATACATCAGTTCCTAAACTTAAAAACGTTGCTGCCAGTAAACTGTCCAACGGTTCGGTTGCCATAACCAGCAACTATAGTATTGTAGGTGATAGCGCCGCTGTTACTGTAACTTATACCGTTAATACAACAGGTGTGGTTAAGGTTGATTATAAGTTTGCGCCAAAAGTAAGCGGCTTGCCTAACCTGCCCAAAGTGGGTATGCAAGGAGGCATTAAACGCAGTTACGATAATATCAGCTATTATGGTCGCGGCCCGTTGGAAAACTATATTGACCGTCGCAGCGGTTTCGAGGCGGGAATTTACAGCCAGTCTATCACCGATTTTATGGAGAATTACGCCGTACCACAGGAAAATGGAAACCGCACCGATGTGCGCTGGATGTTCCTGAATGATAAAAAACAGGACGGTCTTTTGGTTGTAGCTGATAGCCTGCTGAGCATGAGCGCCTGGCCTTATACCGAAGCTAACATTGTAGGTGCCAAACACACCAACAAGTTGAAAGATGCCGGTTACATTACCCTCAATATCGATTTAATACAGATGGGCGTAGGCGGCAACGACAGCTGGTCGGACGTGGCGGCACCGCTGGATATTTACCAGATAGCGGCTAAGCCGTATAGCTATGGTTTTAGTTTGTTGCCTTGCAAGGCTACCGCTGCTAATGTGAGTGGTGTGGTGAGTAAGGTGAAGAGTGGGAAGTAG
- a CDS encoding glycosyl hydrolase — protein MKKNLIKYLTLGIICLSSSIDKNFAQTGAKNSQQPDLEKLFKNPPYAAKSWAIWYWMQASVSKTGITADLEAMKNAGLGGAYLMTIKGVANPPYMTPPVEQLSPLWWDMVKFSMQEADRLGLKMGMHVSDGFALAGGPWITPELSMQKVVFSKTMVSGGKQYNDTLQCPESYKGFYRDIAVLAYPSPQGAGVSSAALKPKITTNLPNTDVQYLAEPGNKKTFATTDSCWIQMEFAQPFLCRSLVVHTASPNYQAQRLRVEVSDDGKVFRKVGQLLPPRHGWQDAGIDVTHTITPTTAKYFRFYYNREGSEPGAEDLDFAKWKQSLKITGIELSSDPSISQFEGKTGEVWRVSKNTTAEQLPAELCINKNKIINLTDKLDASGRLNWKAPAGNWTILRIGHTSTGHTNATGGKGAGLECDKFNPVAVKMQFDNWYGEAWKQIGPELASRVLKVFHMDSWECGSQNWSASFAQEFKQRRGYDLMPYLPVMAGIPVESAAESEQVLADVRQTIAELIVDKFYVTLADLAHQKGCTFTAESVAPTMVSDGLLHYSKADVTMGEFWLNSPTHDKPNDMLDAISGGHIYGKNIIQSESYTELRTMWNEHPGMLKALGDRNLALGVNKIDYHVNMHNPWTDRKPGMTLDGIGLFMQRDQTWYKPGRAWIEYVSRCQALLQQGHPVTDIAVFTGEETPRRSLLPNRLIPTLPGLFGNERVAREKERLANKGLPMRTIPIGVNSSANMLGSEDLIDPLRGYKYDSFNLDVLMRLAKVVNGRVELPGGASYKVLVVPGSTQMLPNGAVRSAAVVSKLNQLIADGATIIYHPEAGPALKQSGKGKLLVGPYVQPDLNSIGLERDFMANENGKRADSISWSHRSGNGFELYFISNQLSAKRKLEVSLRLTNQTPELFDALTGEISEAPGWRIDNSRILIPVELEVGGSVFVVLRTPTKSLAGAVKTKPTPQNVQTLSTAWRVSFDPQLGGPKAPVKWNTLQDWSLSADSTIRYYSGTAVYKQNFNWKAAAKTGESVWLNLGKVDNLAEVTVNGLPCGVAWTAPYRVNITKALKPGSNQIKIEVTNTWANRLMGDHRLPKEKQITWTNAPYRLDGKPLLPAGLMGPVILEKVGR, from the coding sequence ATGAAGAAGAACCTGATAAAATATTTAACGCTTGGTATTATATGCCTGAGTTCTTCTATCGATAAAAATTTTGCGCAAACCGGCGCAAAAAACTCCCAACAGCCCGATCTTGAAAAACTGTTTAAGAATCCACCTTACGCGGCAAAATCCTGGGCTATATGGTATTGGATGCAGGCTTCGGTGAGCAAGACGGGTATAACCGCCGATTTGGAAGCCATGAAGAATGCCGGTTTGGGGGGCGCTTATTTAATGACCATTAAGGGCGTGGCAAACCCGCCGTATATGACGCCGCCGGTTGAGCAATTGTCGCCCTTGTGGTGGGATATGGTGAAGTTTTCGATGCAGGAAGCCGACCGCCTGGGGCTGAAGATGGGCATGCACGTGAGCGATGGTTTCGCGCTGGCTGGTGGTCCGTGGATTACGCCCGAGCTATCGATGCAAAAGGTGGTGTTTAGCAAAACCATGGTTAGCGGCGGAAAGCAGTATAACGATACATTGCAATGCCCCGAAAGCTACAAAGGCTTTTATAGAGATATTGCCGTGCTGGCCTACCCATCGCCGCAAGGAGCGGGTGTTAGCAGTGCTGCCCTAAAGCCTAAAATAACAACCAACTTACCCAATACCGATGTACAGTATTTAGCCGAACCGGGAAATAAAAAGACTTTTGCTACTACCGATTCGTGCTGGATACAGATGGAATTTGCACAGCCGTTTCTGTGCCGTTCGCTGGTGGTTCATACGGCATCACCCAATTACCAGGCGCAGCGTTTGCGTGTTGAGGTAAGTGATGACGGTAAGGTGTTCCGTAAGGTAGGGCAGTTGTTGCCACCGCGCCACGGCTGGCAGGATGCCGGTATAGACGTTACGCATACCATTACGCCAACCACAGCCAAGTATTTCAGGTTTTACTATAATCGCGAAGGTTCGGAGCCGGGCGCGGAGGATCTGGACTTTGCCAAGTGGAAGCAGTCGTTAAAAATTACAGGTATTGAGCTATCGTCCGACCCAAGCATTAGTCAGTTCGAAGGTAAAACCGGCGAGGTTTGGCGCGTAAGTAAAAACACAACGGCCGAACAATTACCGGCTGAACTGTGCATCAATAAAAATAAAATTATTAACCTTACCGATAAGCTGGATGCCAGCGGCCGCCTCAACTGGAAAGCGCCTGCCGGCAACTGGACTATATTACGTATTGGCCATACCTCAACCGGGCATACCAATGCTACGGGGGGCAAAGGTGCAGGTTTGGAGTGCGATAAGTTTAACCCGGTTGCCGTTAAAATGCAGTTTGATAACTGGTACGGCGAAGCTTGGAAACAGATTGGACCCGAGCTGGCAAGCCGTGTATTAAAGGTATTCCATATGGATAGCTGGGAGTGCGGCAGCCAAAACTGGTCGGCCTCATTTGCGCAGGAGTTTAAGCAGCGCCGCGGGTACGATTTAATGCCTTATTTGCCTGTTATGGCGGGTATTCCGGTGGAAAGCGCGGCAGAATCGGAACAGGTACTCGCCGATGTGCGCCAAACCATTGCCGAGCTTATTGTTGATAAATTCTACGTTACTTTGGCTGACTTGGCGCACCAAAAAGGCTGCACGTTTACTGCCGAAAGCGTTGCTCCAACTATGGTGAGCGATGGCCTGCTGCATTACAGCAAAGCCGATGTTACCATGGGCGAATTTTGGCTGAATAGTCCTACACACGATAAACCTAATGATATGTTAGACGCCATCTCGGGCGGGCATATTTATGGTAAAAACATCATCCAGTCAGAATCATATACCGAGTTGCGTACCATGTGGAACGAGCATCCGGGTATGCTGAAAGCCTTGGGCGACCGTAACCTGGCACTGGGTGTCAATAAAATTGATTATCACGTAAACATGCACAACCCCTGGACCGACCGTAAACCCGGAATGACCCTCGATGGTATTGGCTTGTTTATGCAGCGCGATCAAACCTGGTATAAGCCCGGTCGGGCATGGATTGAGTACGTAAGCCGTTGCCAGGCATTACTTCAGCAAGGACACCCGGTTACCGATATTGCCGTGTTTACCGGCGAAGAAACTCCGCGCCGGTCGTTATTGCCCAATAGGTTGATACCTACACTGCCCGGTCTGTTTGGTAATGAACGTGTTGCCCGCGAAAAGGAACGTTTGGCTAATAAAGGCTTGCCTATGCGCACCATCCCCATTGGGGTAAACAGCAGTGCTAACATGCTTGGTTCCGAAGATTTAATAGACCCGCTGCGTGGTTATAAGTATGATTCATTTAACCTGGATGTGCTCATGCGTTTGGCTAAAGTGGTTAATGGCCGTGTTGAATTACCCGGCGGAGCAAGTTATAAGGTGCTGGTTGTGCCGGGCAGTACGCAAATGTTGCCAAATGGCGCGGTGCGGTCGGCAGCGGTGGTTAGTAAACTCAATCAACTTATTGCCGATGGTGCTACGATAATTTATCACCCGGAGGCTGGTCCGGCGTTAAAGCAAAGTGGCAAAGGCAAACTGCTTGTTGGGCCTTACGTACAGCCAGATTTGAACAGCATTGGTTTGGAACGAGATTTTATGGCGAACGAAAATGGCAAACGTGCTGATAGTATTTCGTGGAGCCACCGTTCTGGCAATGGCTTCGAGTTGTATTTTATATCAAACCAGTTGAGCGCCAAACGTAAGCTGGAAGTATCGTTACGTTTAACAAACCAAACGCCCGAATTATTTGACGCCCTTACCGGCGAAATCAGCGAAGCACCGGGCTGGAGGATAGATAATAGCAGAATATTAATTCCTGTGGAATTGGAAGTTGGCGGATCGGTATTTGTGGTGTTGCGCACACCAACCAAATCTTTAGCCGGTGCGGTAAAGACTAAACCCACACCGCAAAACGTTCAAACCTTATCAACGGCCTGGAGAGTTAGCTTTGATCCCCAATTGGGCGGACCCAAAGCGCCTGTAAAGTGGAACACTTTGCAAGACTGGAGCCTATCAGCCGATTCAACCATCCGTTATTATTCAGGAACTGCCGTTTACAAGCAAAATTTCAATTGGAAGGCTGCTGCCAAAACAGGTGAAAGTGTATGGCTTAATTTAGGTAAGGTAGATAACCTTGCCGAGGTAACTGTTAATGGTTTGCCTTGCGGTGTAGCCTGGACAGCACCTTATCGCGTAAATATTACAAAAGCCCTTAAACCGGGCAGCAACCAAATTAAAATAGAAGTAACCAATACTTGGGCCAACCGCCTTATGGGCGATCATCGGTTGCCTAAGGAAAAACAGATTACGTGGACCAACGCGCCATACCGTTTAGATGGCAAACCATTGTTGCCGGCAGGTTTGATGGGGCCGGTGATTTTGGAAAAGGTTGGCAGATAA